The Terriglobia bacterium genome includes the window CCGTCGCTCTTGTCGTGCCGGCACTGATCACCAGAAGCCTGATGTGGGCTTTGGCCGGAAGCGTCGTATTCTTCTTCTTCCGCGTGTGCGCCATATTTGGATATTTCAGATCGGAGTTCAAGGGACGCCTGCACATGGACAAGGCGCTGCTGAAAGAACAATGGGCCTATGCTCTGCCGTTTTCGCTGTCGGTAATTGTTCAGGTCATTCAGCAGAATTATCATCAATACGCTGTCGCATTTCATTTCGATGCGGCCACATTCGCCATTTATTCGGTCGGCTGCTTGCAGATCCCGCTGGTTGATTTTATGGCCACGCCGGCATCGAACGTGATGATGGTCCGGATGACGGAAGAGCAGAGGGAAGGGCAGATCCGGAATCTGCTCCCGATCTGGCACGATACGACCAGAAAACTGGCTTTGCTGTTCTTTCCATTCGTCGGTTTGCTGGTCGTCAATGCCTACAGATTGATCACGTTGTTGTTCACGAAGTCGTATGCCGCAAGTGTTCCGCTATTCATGGTGTGGTGCCTGTCCATCATTCTGACGGCCTTTCAGACGGACGGTGTACTGCGGGTGTTCGCGGAAATGAAATTTCTGGTCGGTATCAATCTGGTTCGCCTCACGATTGTCCTTGTCATGATGAGCTGGTTTCTTTCGACATTCCAGTTGATGGGCGCGGTGATGATCACGCTCGTAGGCATGTTTGTGGCGAAGGTCATGGGTGTTGTCCGGATCAAGACGCTTTTGGAAAGCTCACTTGCCGAGATCCTTCCATGGAAGAATCTCGCCGGCATCCTGATGGCCGCGATGGTCGCCGCTGTGCCGGCCATCGTGTTGAACGCGAGACTCGCACTTCCGACCCTGGTCATGCTGCCGCTGTGCGGGATGGCATATGCCGCGACGTATGGGCTGATTGTCTGGATATTCGGACTTCTCGACGAAGGCGAAAAAGCCTCGGTGAAACGGATTCTGTACGTATGCAAACGGACTGTCGGATTAGCGGAGCCGGCGCCTGTTTTCAGGAAGGCTGTTTAGTGGTGGTCCGCAAGGGAGGAAACGGAAATGGAACCTAAGGTTGTGAATCAGGCTCTGACAGCGGAGGAACCCACGGCAGGCACTGTGGACGACTCGCCGTCGATGGTAGGCGAGTGGAAAGAGGCCGCCGACTAGGCAGGGGAGGGAAGGAACCACAAGAAGCACAAAAGCCGCAACCAAACGTTTTTAGCCGCAGATGACGCGGATGACGCAGATGGGGGCGCAAGAAGACGGCTTAGAATTCGCCTTC containing:
- a CDS encoding oligosaccharide flippase family protein — protein: MPSDDSTFKPAFKLMAGRVAAFGITFLTPVLLVRVFSKAEFGTYKQFMLIMYTLFLIGQCGLAECLFYFLPKKPERGASYALNSVLMLGISGLLCWIGLLISPGRIASWMSNAALARYIPVMGAYLLFMLMGTVLEISMVARKRYNLAAATYVISDLLRAVALVVPALITRSLMWALAGSVVFFFFRVCAIFGYFRSEFKGRLHMDKALLKEQWAYALPFSLSVIVQVIQQNYHQYAVAFHFDAATFAIYSVGCLQIPLVDFMATPASNVMMVRMTEEQREGQIRNLLPIWHDTTRKLALLFFPFVGLLVVNAYRLITLLFTKSYAASVPLFMVWCLSIILTAFQTDGVLRVFAEMKFLVGINLVRLTIVLVMMSWFLSTFQLMGAVMITLVGMFVAKVMGVVRIKTLLESSLAEILPWKNLAGILMAAMVAAVPAIVLNARLALPTLVMLPLCGMAYAATYGLIVWIFGLLDEGEKASVKRILYVCKRTVGLAEPAPVFRKAV